Proteins from one Pontibacter korlensis genomic window:
- the gcvH gene encoding glycine cleavage system protein GcvH — MNLPENLKYTKDHEWVRVEGDVAYVGITDFAQSELGDIVYVDIDTVDKQINQDDVFGTVEAVKTVSDLFSPLAGTVLEFNEQLENNPELVNSDPYGEGWIIKMSIDDASQIEGLLTADGYREVIGQ, encoded by the coding sequence ATGAACCTACCTGAAAACTTAAAGTATACCAAAGACCACGAGTGGGTGCGCGTTGAAGGCGACGTAGCATACGTTGGCATCACTGACTTTGCTCAAAGCGAACTTGGCGACATCGTATATGTTGACATCGACACTGTAGACAAGCAGATTAACCAGGATGATGTTTTTGGTACAGTAGAAGCGGTAAAAACTGTTTCTGACCTGTTCAGCCCTCTTGCTGGTACCGTATTGGAGTTTAACGAGCAACTGGAAAACAACCCAGAACTTGTAAACTCAGATCCTTATGGCGAAGGCTGGATCATTAAAATGTCTATCGACGATGCAAGCCAAATAGAAGGCCTACTAACGGCTGATGGTTATCGTGAGGTAATCGGCCAATAA
- a CDS encoding VanZ family protein, with the protein MILRYNLFTFIWAAVILLTTLLPSTSLPSTLSIWEILSFDSFAHAFMFCVLCFLMIVGLTKQFTYPHLHHYAIRASLVISTSFGIAIELMQHFFIYGRQGDIVDIMANTIGCLLGIVLFKWIYIW; encoded by the coding sequence TTGATACTACGCTACAACCTATTCACTTTTATTTGGGCAGCAGTGATTTTGTTAACTACACTGCTGCCCTCTACCTCCCTACCTTCTACCCTGTCTATCTGGGAAATTCTCTCCTTCGATTCTTTTGCACACGCCTTCATGTTCTGCGTGCTATGCTTCCTGATGATCGTAGGCTTAACAAAGCAGTTTACTTACCCGCACCTGCACCACTACGCCATCAGAGCCAGTCTGGTAATAAGTACCTCTTTCGGCATTGCCATCGAGTTAATGCAGCACTTTTTTATTTATGGCCGGCAAGGAGATATTGTCGATATAATGGCCAACACAATAGGTTGCCTGCTGGGTATTGTGCTCTTCAAGTGGATCTATATCTGGTAG
- the sprA gene encoding cell surface protein SprA: MIWKSKKHNLLLATVATVSLLAWWSRAEGLRAPDQYSSSVLQSIISWQDTTRRDTSKYIPSRRPTFTPSDRYGSPFGTRSSTSPLLLGQPNNLQLNVELDDSLQQYNITETIGDSVMYRPPSSMSMREYSEWQQREAIRNYWRAKSAGLDGESVVSSNRLIPKLYISPVFDRIFGGNYVDIQPNGNVSLKFGARFNRNENPTIPLSQQRTGDFDFEQNISLNLVGKIGEKMRLNFNWDNNANFDFENNMKLDYTGYEEEIIRKVEAGNVSLPLNNSLITGAQNLFGVKAQLQFGRLGVTTIASSVRGTNDEVVIQNGGQNRPFEIRVDAYDRDRHFYLSQFFRNRYNEALKNLPLVNSGIVIRRVELYVTNNNRSTENLRNVVAYMDLGEADPYREAFENGRPATAPADNAANSLYSRISPRNSNARNNSSVDSYLQSLGLEKGIDFEHVRARRLEPNEYKFNPQLGYISLNSALLPDQVLGIAFEYTYNGKTYQVGELMDDYQNLDSEKVIHMKLLRATSPSLNYPTWDLMMKNVYALDATQINREDFKLQVIYKDDETGVDLTSIKEPSPIQNIPLVEVLNLDNVNSNNDKPSDGNFDFLPGITIDTESGRVYFPQVEPFGDYLAGKLQGYPNLIDQYVFQELYEQTQTDVQQNNVKAKFYLKGRVRSTSTDEIMLPGFQIAEGSVVVYSGGTRLVEGTDYQVFYDLGRIKILNPSYLNSANDLRVTYEKAELLNIQPRTMLGARFDYRLNDDVNLGATVLHLNEQTFINRVSIGDEPTNNTIYGFDVNVQKESRMLTRFVDAIPLIQTKAPSLITFNSEFAQLIPAKSKSNANEDGASYLDDFEGAETPYSLGGFNNSTWRVAATPAPLVPGQGLTYSYNRAKLAWYTIDQIFYRNSDNLRPDNITEEALRNHYVRGVRRTEIFQNRDAEVTNNYEYTFDLAYYPRERGQYNYNPDLTQQGLLAGDPRNNWGGISREISFDTDFDNANIEYVEFWMMDPFIAGANGRDGAFGGNVNSKDPGQLVLNLGNVSEDILKDNEYSFENGLPASDNDVQDLEETIWGRVTQQQFLTDAFTGIPGGRQRQDIGLDGLNDADEQTHFQDLFLSRIQGSPPQMVLDDPSADNFLHHLDPVYDQMNAGILQRYKNFNGMENNSPENSRFANYAYPDKEDLNGDNVISDLEQYYEYKINLNPSQMNIGQNYIVDKVEQELHGDNVTWYQFRVPVRQPTGSVGNINGFKSIRFMRMYMTGFSDPVVLRMAQFQFVANQWRKFEQPITEGTPCLTCTDDARSFTVSTVNIEENGSQTQASETNIPYVVPPGINRLRDYASTNNRRQNEQSLQLCAEDLRDSFSKAVFKNIALDLLAYKQLKMFIHAQSNESGIRDGEMQAFIRIGTDFTQNYYEYVVPLKFTPNGSRTAEAIWPTENEVNIPLQQLVDAKAERNRNAPGNIFVPYTVNTEDGKMIRVVGNPDFSEVEGIMIGIRNPSDVNADSRPHSACIWVNELRVTDFVNRTGWASTARLNAKLADFANVTATGGYTTVGFGGLQQPLSLRSREDIAQFDVSANMVLDKFLPEQWGVKVPMTVQYGVTTAEPQYDPLDKDMPLEQSLTKFNDDEARDEYKKEVVTRETRKSISLLNVRKERTNPEDKVRIYDIENFAFSYSYSERLFSDIETDRDYTKTYTGGIAYTYDNTPRNYQPFAKSEKLNSPYLRLIKDFNFSLLPSRFSFRADLNRFYNETYLQRPDPETRFVTTRGIEPVFQKSFYFNRIYDMRWDLTKSLSLDYTATNRSVIDEPDGRINNEVDSLQYKNKTIRENLLSGGRNTNFNQLVALNYKLPFDKFPLTDWLSADTRYATTYIWTAGSTALNQDTTFRLGNTAENNVELSVNGRVDLVKLYNKVKFLKDVNSPAPARTAQAVANDSTAKPSRDMKFLKSLARVLMMTRSLNVTYLENRGSMLPGYLPDTKFFGFDDAFEAPGLPFILGKQYDLHELYNRMNNNGWYTDSSQYLNTPFSGINTETFTGRANLEPFRNFNVTVDVRRAKSVIEEVFYRKEFDDFGDVGTGDIRQNPFTSGSFSTSFLALGTLFESTQDGLSEAFEQFVRNRHVVRDRLTVANPAAGDSGYSLNSQEVLLKSFLYAYQGREINGYEAKAENPFSRLPIPNWSVTYNGLERLPIFQKWFSQISLLHAYNSSYNITSFSTSLAYQQEPEGFPTQKNEFGQIEPYFIVNQLTVVERLAPLLGVNFRTKTNLTGRLEYKMERNLSLNLTNAQITETNVKDYVVGFGYSTTSFKIPFTRTTLDNELTMRLDLQVRDNQTVQRAISTDNSGVERSQNQITNGTRQLQLRPTIDYVLSQRLNLQFYVLRTVSDPKISTSFRNSVTEGGVQLRVSLQ, from the coding sequence TTGATCTGGAAAAGTAAAAAGCACAACCTGCTGCTTGCCACGGTTGCTACTGTATCTTTGTTGGCCTGGTGGTCGCGGGCGGAAGGGCTTCGTGCGCCAGATCAATATAGTTCTTCTGTGCTCCAGAGTATCATTTCCTGGCAGGATACCACCCGCCGAGACACTAGCAAGTATATTCCGAGCCGTAGGCCTACCTTTACTCCTTCCGACCGCTATGGCAGCCCATTTGGCACCCGTAGCAGTACCTCTCCCCTGTTGCTGGGCCAGCCAAACAACCTGCAGCTGAATGTAGAGCTGGATGATAGCCTGCAGCAGTATAATATTACGGAGACCATTGGCGATAGCGTTATGTACCGCCCACCGTCTTCTATGTCGATGCGGGAGTATTCTGAATGGCAGCAACGCGAGGCTATCCGTAATTACTGGCGTGCAAAATCTGCCGGACTTGATGGGGAGAGTGTGGTCAGCAGCAACCGTCTTATCCCTAAGCTGTACATCAGCCCTGTTTTTGACCGCATCTTTGGCGGCAACTATGTAGACATACAACCTAACGGTAACGTGTCGCTTAAATTTGGCGCGCGCTTTAACCGCAACGAGAACCCAACTATTCCGCTCAGCCAGCAGCGCACCGGCGACTTCGACTTTGAGCAGAACATCTCCCTGAACCTGGTGGGCAAGATAGGCGAAAAGATGCGCCTTAACTTTAACTGGGACAACAACGCCAACTTCGACTTTGAGAATAACATGAAGTTGGACTATACTGGCTATGAAGAAGAGATCATACGTAAAGTAGAGGCCGGTAACGTAAGCCTTCCGCTAAACAACTCATTGATTACAGGTGCCCAGAACCTGTTTGGCGTAAAAGCGCAGCTGCAGTTCGGTAGACTGGGTGTAACAACCATCGCCTCCAGCGTGCGTGGCACCAACGACGAGGTAGTGATACAGAACGGCGGGCAGAACAGGCCTTTCGAGATCCGGGTAGATGCCTACGACCGTGACCGCCATTTCTATTTATCCCAGTTCTTCCGGAACCGGTATAACGAGGCTCTCAAGAACCTGCCGCTGGTAAACTCTGGTATTGTGATTCGTCGCGTGGAACTGTACGTAACTAACAACAACCGCTCTACGGAGAACCTGCGTAACGTAGTTGCTTATATGGACTTGGGTGAAGCCGATCCATACCGCGAAGCATTTGAGAATGGCAGACCAGCGACAGCTCCTGCCGATAACGCTGCAAACTCGCTTTACAGCAGAATTTCTCCACGCAACAGCAATGCCCGTAATAACTCCAGCGTTGATTCCTACCTGCAATCGCTGGGATTGGAGAAAGGTATAGACTTTGAGCACGTGCGTGCCAGAAGGCTGGAGCCTAACGAGTATAAGTTTAACCCGCAATTAGGTTATATCTCCCTTAACTCCGCTTTGCTACCCGACCAAGTATTGGGTATTGCTTTCGAGTATACTTACAATGGCAAAACTTACCAGGTAGGTGAACTGATGGATGATTACCAAAACCTCGACTCGGAGAAGGTCATCCATATGAAATTGCTGCGTGCTACAAGTCCATCATTAAACTACCCAACCTGGGACCTGATGATGAAAAACGTGTATGCGTTGGACGCCACACAGATAAACAGGGAGGACTTTAAGCTGCAGGTCATCTATAAAGATGACGAAACAGGTGTAGACCTGACAAGTATAAAGGAGCCAAGCCCAATTCAGAACATCCCGCTGGTAGAGGTACTAAACCTGGACAACGTAAACTCGAACAACGACAAGCCAAGCGATGGTAACTTTGACTTTCTGCCGGGTATAACTATTGATACAGAAAGTGGCCGCGTATACTTCCCGCAAGTAGAGCCATTTGGCGACTACCTGGCCGGCAAATTGCAAGGCTACCCGAACCTGATAGACCAGTATGTATTCCAGGAGCTATATGAGCAGACACAGACGGATGTACAGCAAAACAACGTAAAGGCTAAATTCTACCTTAAGGGCAGGGTAAGATCAACCTCCACTGATGAAATTATGCTACCGGGCTTCCAGATTGCAGAAGGCTCCGTGGTAGTATACTCTGGCGGCACAAGGCTAGTAGAAGGTACCGATTACCAGGTGTTCTATGACTTGGGCCGTATCAAAATACTGAACCCAAGCTACCTGAACTCGGCTAACGACCTTCGCGTGACTTATGAGAAGGCTGAACTGCTGAACATACAGCCACGCACTATGCTGGGTGCCCGCTTCGATTACCGCCTGAACGACGATGTAAACTTGGGTGCCACAGTACTGCACCTGAACGAGCAGACTTTTATCAACCGTGTAAGTATAGGCGACGAACCTACAAACAACACCATTTATGGCTTTGATGTGAATGTGCAAAAAGAGTCGCGAATGTTGACACGTTTCGTAGATGCGATCCCGCTGATACAGACAAAGGCTCCGTCGCTGATTACATTTAACAGTGAGTTTGCACAGCTAATCCCAGCCAAGTCTAAGTCTAACGCTAACGAAGATGGAGCTTCTTACCTCGATGACTTTGAAGGAGCCGAAACACCGTACAGTCTGGGCGGATTTAACAACAGCACCTGGCGTGTGGCTGCTACTCCTGCCCCACTTGTACCTGGCCAAGGACTGACATACTCGTACAACCGCGCGAAGTTAGCCTGGTATACTATCGACCAGATTTTCTATCGTAACTCTGATAACCTGAGGCCGGATAACATTACAGAGGAGGCACTAAGAAACCATTACGTGCGTGGTGTAAGACGAACAGAGATATTCCAGAATCGCGATGCAGAAGTAACCAACAACTACGAGTATACTTTTGACTTAGCGTACTACCCACGCGAGCGGGGCCAGTACAACTATAACCCAGACCTTACACAGCAGGGTTTGCTGGCCGGAGACCCGCGCAATAACTGGGGCGGTATCAGCCGTGAAATTTCTTTTGATACCGACTTTGACAACGCCAACATCGAGTATGTAGAGTTCTGGATGATGGATCCTTTTATTGCAGGAGCTAATGGTAGAGACGGAGCTTTCGGCGGCAACGTCAACAGCAAAGACCCAGGCCAGCTGGTACTGAACTTGGGCAACGTGTCTGAGGATATCCTGAAGGATAACGAGTACTCCTTCGAGAATGGCTTGCCGGCCTCTGACAATGATGTGCAAGACCTGGAGGAGACTATATGGGGCCGCGTAACGCAGCAGCAGTTCCTGACCGATGCCTTTACAGGTATACCGGGCGGCCGCCAGCGGCAGGACATTGGCTTAGATGGCTTGAATGATGCAGATGAGCAAACACACTTCCAAGACTTATTTTTAAGTCGTATACAAGGCTCACCGCCACAAATGGTTCTGGATGACCCATCTGCAGATAATTTTCTGCACCACCTGGACCCGGTGTATGACCAGATGAACGCAGGTATACTACAGCGCTACAAGAACTTTAACGGCATGGAGAACAATTCTCCTGAAAACAGCCGTTTCGCTAACTATGCTTACCCTGATAAAGAGGACCTGAACGGCGACAACGTTATCAGCGATCTGGAACAATATTACGAGTACAAAATTAACCTGAACCCTAGCCAAATGAATATAGGCCAGAACTATATTGTGGATAAGGTTGAACAGGAATTGCATGGAGACAATGTAACTTGGTATCAGTTCCGGGTGCCAGTACGCCAGCCAACAGGCTCAGTAGGTAATATCAACGGCTTTAAGTCTATCCGCTTCATGCGTATGTACATGACTGGTTTCTCGGACCCAGTGGTACTGCGTATGGCACAGTTTCAGTTCGTGGCAAACCAGTGGCGCAAGTTTGAGCAACCGATTACAGAAGGAACCCCATGCCTTACCTGTACCGACGATGCGCGCAGCTTTACTGTATCTACTGTTAACATTGAGGAAAACGGATCGCAAACTCAGGCTTCCGAGACAAACATTCCTTATGTAGTGCCTCCAGGAATCAACCGCCTGCGTGACTATGCTTCAACCAACAACCGCCGCCAGAATGAGCAGTCGCTGCAACTATGTGCTGAGGACCTAAGAGACTCTTTCTCAAAGGCTGTATTTAAAAACATCGCTCTTGACCTGCTCGCTTATAAGCAGCTGAAGATGTTTATACATGCCCAGTCCAATGAGTCAGGAATACGCGACGGGGAGATGCAGGCATTTATCCGTATTGGTACAGACTTTACGCAAAATTATTACGAGTACGTAGTGCCTCTGAAGTTTACTCCGAATGGCAGCAGAACGGCAGAGGCAATCTGGCCAACCGAAAACGAGGTTAATATTCCGTTACAGCAGTTGGTAGACGCCAAGGCTGAGCGTAACAGAAATGCCCCGGGCAACATCTTTGTGCCTTACACGGTGAATACGGAAGATGGCAAGATGATTCGTGTGGTAGGTAACCCTGACTTCAGCGAGGTAGAAGGTATTATGATTGGTATCCGTAACCCTTCTGATGTTAATGCAGATTCTCGCCCACACTCAGCTTGTATCTGGGTAAACGAGCTGCGCGTAACTGACTTTGTAAACCGTACCGGATGGGCTTCTACTGCACGCTTGAACGCTAAGCTAGCCGACTTTGCCAACGTAACAGCTACGGGTGGTTATACTACTGTAGGTTTTGGCGGACTGCAGCAGCCGCTCTCCCTTCGCTCTCGCGAAGACATAGCACAGTTTGACGTAAGCGCAAACATGGTGCTGGATAAGTTTCTGCCAGAGCAGTGGGGTGTAAAGGTGCCTATGACAGTACAGTATGGCGTAACCACTGCTGAGCCACAGTACGACCCACTGGACAAAGATATGCCGCTGGAGCAATCGCTTACCAAGTTCAATGACGATGAAGCCCGGGATGAGTACAAGAAGGAGGTTGTCACCAGGGAAACTCGTAAAAGTATAAGCCTGCTGAACGTGCGTAAAGAGCGCACAAACCCTGAAGACAAAGTCCGGATTTATGATATTGAGAACTTTGCCTTCTCCTACTCTTATTCTGAGCGCTTGTTCTCCGACATTGAAACTGACCGAGACTATACCAAAACTTACACCGGGGGTATAGCTTATACTTATGACAACACGCCAAGAAACTATCAGCCGTTTGCAAAGAGCGAGAAACTGAACTCGCCGTACCTGCGCCTGATAAAAGACTTTAACTTTTCGCTGTTGCCGAGCCGCTTCTCCTTCCGTGCTGATTTAAATCGTTTCTACAATGAGACGTACCTGCAGCGCCCAGACCCGGAGACTCGCTTTGTAACTACCCGAGGCATTGAACCGGTGTTCCAGAAGTCGTTCTACTTTAACCGTATTTACGATATGCGCTGGGATCTTACCAAGAGCCTCTCGCTAGACTATACCGCCACCAACCGCTCAGTAATTGACGAGCCGGATGGCCGCATTAATAATGAAGTAGACTCACTTCAATACAAAAACAAGACGATCCGGGAGAACCTGTTAAGCGGCGGCCGCAATACTAACTTCAACCAGTTAGTCGCGCTGAATTATAAACTGCCATTCGACAAGTTCCCGCTTACGGACTGGCTAAGTGCTGATACCCGCTATGCCACCACCTACATCTGGACGGCAGGCTCTACGGCCCTAAACCAGGACACGACGTTCAGGCTGGGTAATACCGCTGAGAACAATGTGGAGCTCAGCGTAAATGGCCGTGTTGACCTGGTGAAGCTTTACAATAAAGTGAAGTTCCTGAAAGACGTGAACTCTCCGGCTCCAGCCAGGACAGCTCAGGCTGTTGCCAACGACTCCACAGCCAAGCCATCTAGGGACATGAAGTTCCTGAAGTCGCTGGCACGTGTGCTAATGATGACACGCTCCTTGAACGTGACATACCTGGAAAACCGTGGCTCCATGCTGCCAGGCTATTTACCAGACACCAAGTTCTTCGGTTTTGATGATGCTTTTGAAGCACCAGGATTGCCGTTTATACTTGGCAAACAGTATGACTTGCACGAGCTGTATAACCGCATGAACAACAATGGCTGGTATACCGATAGCAGCCAATACTTGAACACTCCGTTTAGTGGGATAAACACCGAGACCTTTACTGGCCGGGCTAACCTGGAGCCGTTCCGCAACTTCAATGTAACGGTAGATGTGCGCCGTGCTAAGTCAGTTATAGAGGAAGTGTTCTACAGAAAAGAGTTTGATGATTTCGGAGATGTAGGCACAGGGGATATCCGTCAGAACCCGTTTACCTCCGGCTCATTCAGCACATCATTCTTAGCGCTGGGAACACTGTTTGAGTCTACACAGGACGGTTTGTCAGAGGCATTCGAGCAGTTCGTCCGCAACCGCCATGTGGTGCGCGACAGGCTGACTGTTGCCAACCCTGCTGCAGGTGACTCAGGTTATAGCCTGAATTCGCAGGAAGTATTGCTTAAATCATTCTTGTATGCCTACCAGGGCCGGGAGATAAATGGCTACGAGGCAAAAGCGGAGAATCCGTTCAGCCGACTGCCTATCCCGAACTGGAGCGTTACATATAATGGTTTGGAACGCCTGCCGATCTTCCAGAAGTGGTTCAGCCAGATTAGCTTGTTGCATGCGTATAACTCCAGCTACAATATTACCAGCTTCTCCACTTCACTGGCATATCAGCAGGAGCCGGAGGGCTTCCCGACACAGAAAAACGAGTTCGGTCAGATTGAGCCATACTTTATCGTAAACCAACTAACAGTAGTTGAGCGCCTTGCGCCACTACTAGGAGTCAATTTCAGGACCAAAACTAACCTTACCGGCCGACTTGAGTATAAGATGGAGCGTAACCTGTCGCTGAACCTAACGAACGCGCAGATTACGGAAACGAACGTGAAGGATTACGTTGTTGGCTTTGGCTACAGCACTACCAGCTTTAAAATACCATTTACCCGTACCACGCTTGACAATGAGTTGACCATGCGCTTAGACCTGCAGGTACGTGATAACCAGACGGTGCAGCGGGCCATTTCGACCGATAACAGTGGTGTAGAGCGCAGCCAGAACCAAATTACAAATGGTACACGCCAGTTGCAGTTGCGCCCAACTATTGACTATGTGCTGAGCCAGCGTCTGAACTTACAGTTCTATGTGCTACGCACTGTGTCAGATCCTAAGATATCTACGTCGTTCCGTAATAGCGTAACCGAGGGTGGCGTTCAGCTGCGGGTAAGTCTGCAATAA